From one Haloferax marinisediminis genomic stretch:
- a CDS encoding ammonium transporter encodes MTPLQVDPSVIAQGVNYVWILVVSFLIFFMQPGFALLEAGQVRAKNVGNVLMKNMTDWALGVLVYFIVGAGVATIIGGLTSPGGFSVAAAFSYIGDSGSWIDWLFGAVFAMTAATIVSGAVAERMDFRAYVVFAAIMTGIIYPVTQGLTWSGGLLAGSGYLGAILGTGYLDFAGATVVHMCGGVAGLVAAKMVGPRKGRFDANGNSQPIPGHSMLLAVLGTLILAFGWYGFNVGTQATVLATTESGGLEFMGAALGRVALVTTLGMGAGAVAAVIVSTQYQGKPDPLWMANGLLAGLVAVTGAVPHVTWWGGLILGALGGAIVLPAYRFTVDSLKIDDVCGVFAVHGVAGAVGTALIPVFAVGGFSATQLVMQVAGVGIIALWTIVASAVFLFATSTVFDLRVSEKEEVEGLDVGEHGVSVYPEFVGDSGPDRGLGTPAATDGGHDVRTDGGATDDVNAAVEGGDDQ; translated from the coding sequence TCGTGTCGTTCCTCATCTTCTTCATGCAGCCAGGATTCGCGCTGCTCGAAGCAGGGCAGGTCCGCGCGAAGAACGTCGGTAACGTCTTGATGAAGAACATGACCGACTGGGCGCTCGGCGTCCTCGTCTACTTCATCGTCGGTGCCGGCGTGGCGACGATTATCGGTGGACTCACCTCGCCGGGTGGGTTCAGCGTTGCAGCCGCGTTCTCGTACATCGGTGATTCGGGATCGTGGATCGACTGGCTCTTCGGTGCCGTCTTCGCCATGACCGCCGCCACCATCGTCTCCGGTGCCGTCGCAGAACGCATGGACTTCCGTGCGTACGTCGTCTTCGCAGCCATCATGACGGGTATCATCTACCCCGTCACGCAGGGCCTGACCTGGTCCGGCGGTCTGCTCGCTGGAAGCGGCTACCTCGGTGCGATTCTCGGAACGGGCTACCTCGACTTCGCCGGTGCAACCGTCGTCCACATGTGCGGTGGTGTCGCCGGCCTCGTCGCCGCAAAGATGGTCGGCCCGCGTAAGGGTCGCTTCGACGCGAACGGTAACAGCCAGCCCATCCCGGGCCACTCGATGCTGCTCGCCGTCCTCGGCACGCTCATCCTCGCGTTCGGCTGGTACGGCTTCAACGTCGGCACGCAGGCGACGGTTCTCGCGACAACCGAAAGCGGCGGACTCGAATTCATGGGTGCCGCACTCGGCCGTGTCGCCCTCGTGACCACCCTCGGCATGGGTGCAGGCGCAGTCGCCGCGGTCATCGTCTCGACGCAGTACCAGGGCAAGCCTGACCCACTCTGGATGGCAAACGGCCTGCTCGCTGGTCTCGTCGCCGTCACGGGCGCTGTCCCCCACGTCACGTGGTGGGGCGGCCTCATCCTCGGCGCACTCGGCGGCGCAATCGTCCTTCCCGCGTACCGCTTCACGGTCGACTCACTCAAGATCGACGACGTGTGTGGTGTCTTCGCTGTCCACGGCGTCGCTGGTGCAGTCGGTACGGCACTCATCCCCGTGTTCGCAGTCGGCGGATTCTCCGCGACGCAGCTGGTGATGCAGGTCGCCGGTGTCGGCATCATCGCTCTCTGGACTATCGTCGCGTCCGCAGTCTTCCTGTTCGCAACGAGCACCGTCTTCGACCTCCGCGTCTCGGAAAAAGAAGAAGTCGAAGGCCTCGACGTCGGCGAACACGGCGTCTCCGTCTACCCCGAATTCGTCGGCGACTCCGGTCCCGACCGCGGACTGGGAACGCCTGCAGCAACCGACGGCGGCCACGACGTGCGCACTGACGGTGGCGCCACGGACGACGTGAACGCAGCAGTCGAAGGAGGTGACGACCAATGA
- a CDS encoding P-II family nitrogen regulator codes for MSETDGIKMVMAIIRPDKLADVKSALAEAGAPSLTVTNVSGRGSQPAKKGQWRGEEYTVDLHQKVKVECVVADTPADDVVDAIADAAHTGEKGDGKIFVIPVEEAVQVRTGKEGKPAV; via the coding sequence ATGAGCGAGACTGACGGCATCAAGATGGTGATGGCCATCATCCGCCCCGACAAGCTCGCAGACGTGAAGTCGGCACTCGCCGAAGCAGGTGCCCCCTCGCTCACCGTCACGAACGTCTCCGGTCGCGGGTCGCAGCCCGCGAAGAAGGGACAGTGGCGCGGTGAGGAGTACACCGTCGACCTCCACCAGAAGGTCAAAGTCGAGTGCGTCGTCGCAGACACACCAGCAGACGACGTGGTCGACGCCATCGCCGACGCGGCCCACACCGGCGAGAAAGGTGACGGGAAGATATTCGTCATCCCCGTCGAAGAGGCCGTTCAGGTCCGCACCGGAAAGGAGGGGAAGCCAGCAGTCTGA
- a CDS encoding ammonium transporter — MLTALQTDLASVVEGVNLVWVLTVTFLIFFMHAGFAMLEAGQVRAKNVANQLTKNLLTWSIGVIVFFLLGAAVSSIVAGLTGGPVTSISDAFMGLYAPDASATTAWVDWLFGAVFAMTAATIVSGAVAGRAKLRAYLTYTILIAGVIYPVVVGITWAGGFLGGLGFHDFAGGMIVHGMGGIAGLTAAWLIGPRMNRFNSDGSANVIPGHSIAFAVLGTLILAFGWYGFNVGTAAAPLAYSDGAITLGSFAYVGRVALVTTLGMAAGAIGAGGVAMYKTGKVDTLYVANGLLAGLVGVTAIADDIIWPGALVVGLLAGAQLPIVFEFVEKRLRIDDVCAVFPVHGSAGVLGTLLYPVFAVPVWHSGASFVSLAIPQVVGVGVIAIWTFVATAAVFGVFRAVGQARVSPDHEREGLDTAEHGVDTYPEFGSRDTDTGIRADGSGIPHGDGFMTTRKED, encoded by the coding sequence ATGCTGACCGCCCTACAGACAGACCTCGCCTCAGTCGTCGAAGGTGTGAACCTCGTGTGGGTCCTCACCGTCACCTTCCTCATCTTCTTCATGCACGCCGGCTTCGCCATGCTCGAAGCCGGACAGGTGCGTGCGAAGAACGTCGCCAACCAGCTCACCAAGAACCTCTTGACGTGGAGTATCGGCGTCATCGTGTTCTTCCTGCTAGGTGCGGCCGTCTCGTCTATCGTCGCCGGCCTCACCGGCGGCCCCGTGACGAGCATCAGTGACGCCTTCATGGGCCTCTACGCGCCCGATGCGTCGGCGACCACTGCGTGGGTCGACTGGCTCTTCGGTGCCGTCTTCGCCATGACCGCCGCCACCATCGTCTCCGGTGCCGTCGCTGGCCGCGCAAAACTCCGTGCGTACCTCACGTACACCATCCTAATCGCGGGCGTCATCTACCCCGTCGTCGTCGGCATCACCTGGGCTGGCGGCTTCCTCGGTGGCCTCGGCTTCCACGACTTCGCCGGCGGCATGATCGTCCACGGCATGGGCGGCATCGCCGGTCTCACCGCCGCGTGGCTCATCGGCCCGCGGATGAACCGCTTCAACTCCGATGGCAGCGCGAACGTCATCCCCGGTCACTCCATCGCGTTCGCCGTCCTCGGCACGCTCATCCTCGCGTTCGGCTGGTACGGCTTCAACGTCGGCACCGCCGCCGCGCCACTCGCGTACTCCGACGGCGCAATCACGCTCGGATCGTTCGCCTACGTCGGTCGTGTCGCCCTCGTGACCACCCTCGGCATGGCCGCTGGCGCAATCGGTGCGGGCGGCGTCGCCATGTACAAGACCGGCAAGGTTGACACGCTCTACGTCGCCAACGGCCTGCTCGCTGGCCTCGTCGGCGTCACCGCAATCGCAGACGACATCATCTGGCCGGGTGCGCTCGTCGTCGGCCTCCTCGCCGGCGCACAACTCCCCATCGTCTTCGAATTCGTCGAAAAGCGCCTCCGCATCGACGACGTGTGTGCGGTCTTCCCCGTCCACGGGTCTGCGGGCGTCCTCGGAACGCTCCTGTACCCCGTCTTCGCCGTCCCCGTCTGGCACAGCGGTGCCTCGTTCGTCTCGCTGGCCATCCCGCAGGTGGTCGGCGTCGGCGTCATCGCCATCTGGACGTTCGTCGCCACGGCAGCAGTCTTCGGCGTCTTCCGCGCTGTCGGCCAAGCCCGCGTCTCTCCCGACCACGAACGCGAAGGCCTCGACACGGCTGAACACGGCGTCGACACGTACCCCGAGTTCGGGTCGCGCGACACCGACACCGGCATCCGCGCTGACGGGTCCGGCATCCCACACGGGGATGGATTCATGACGACGCGGAAGGAGGACTGA
- a CDS encoding P-II family nitrogen regulator gives MSNADLPNDGGIKMVMAIIRPDKLADVKTALAEVGAPSLTVSNVSGRGSQPAKKSQWRGEEYTVDLHQKVKVECVVAETPAEDVANAIADAAHTGEKGDGKVFILPVEAAYQVRTGKTGRDAV, from the coding sequence ATGAGCAACGCTGACCTGCCCAACGACGGTGGCATCAAGATGGTGATGGCCATCATCCGGCCCGACAAGCTCGCAGACGTGAAGACTGCACTCGCCGAGGTGGGTGCCCCGTCGCTCACCGTCTCGAACGTCTCCGGACGCGGCTCGCAACCCGCCAAGAAGAGCCAATGGCGCGGCGAAGAGTACACCGTCGACCTCCACCAGAAGGTCAAAGTCGAGTGCGTCGTCGCCGAGACACCGGCCGAAGACGTCGCCAACGCAATCGCAGACGCCGCTCACACCGGCGAGAAAGGTGACGGGAAAGTGTTCATCCTCCCGGTCGAAGCAGCCTATCAGGTTCGAACCGGCAAGACCGGCCGCGACGCAGTCTGA